The DNA region TGCGCACCGTCTGCGCCGCTGCGGCAATCAGCGTGAAGATGGCCCAGAGCATTCCCTCTCCCCGGTCATGCGCGGACGTGACCCGCGCATCCATAATGGCTCGCGACGCGCGAGAGCCCTGCGATGGTGCTTGGTGTGAGGCCTCATGGATTGCCGGGTCAAGCCCGGCAATGACGGTTAGTATGCCTTTGACCCGTCCCCCTAGGTGCGCGAAGCGAGCCTCGAAGGGCGACGGCCGGGCAGGCAGTGTCCGTCATCCGTCGACGCGCGCAAAGGCGCGCACCTCAGGATGACGGAGAGAGGCAGCGGAGGCCAAGTTTTAAGCCGCGCTCACCTTGATCTCCGCCGCCGCCGGAAACTCGGTCACCTTGCCCTGCTCATTGTCGACCAGCAGCATGAGATCGAAATAACGGATGGTCGGCGCGGCGCCCGTACGCTTGATCACGGACTGGCGCCATTCCTCGTTGTGAGCGCGCTGTGCCGCCTCGACCGACGGCCAGATATAAACGCCAGCGCCGGTCTTGCCGTTGAGTTCGAGCAGGAAGTGCTTGCGCAGCAATTCCTTGTTCGCCTGCCATTTCGGCACGACGTGCTTGGCCTCTTCCGCGACCTGCTCGCGCGTCCAGCCCTTCGGTGAAGGGAATTCGACCAACTCCAAAATCATGCCGCCTCTCCCGCGTTATCCCGCGCTGCGACCAGCATGTAGTTGACGTCCATGTCTGACGACAATTGCCAGCGGTCGGCGAACGGATTGAATACGACGCCGCGCTCGCCGATCACACGCAGCCCGTTAAGCTCGATCGCGCTCTCGAATTCCTGCGGCGTGACGAATTTGTCCCATTGATGAGTGCCACGCGGCACCCAGCGCAGAACATACTCGGCACCGACGATCGCCAGCGCGAAGCTCTTGAGCGTGCGATTGAGCGTCGCCCCGACGAGCAGGCCGCCCGGCTTCACCATTGAAGCGCAGGTGCGGATGAAATCGGTGACGTCGACGACGTGCTCGACGACTTCCATCGCCAGCACCACGTCGAAACGCTCGCCCCCTTCCGCCAATGCCTCGGCGGTCGTCGCGCGATAGTCGATCGAAAGCTCGCCCTCCTCCGCGTGCGCGCGCGCCGCCTCGATATTTTCCTCGGCGGGGTCGGCGCCGACCATCTCGGCGCCAAGCCGCGCCAATGGCTCGGACAGAATCCCCGCGCCGCACCCGATGTCGAGCATGCGCAGACCCTTGAGGCAGTCGAGCTTCCTGGCATCGCGCCCGAAGTAACCCGCGACCTCGTCGCGGATGTAGCCGACCCGCACCGGATTGAGCTTGTGCAGCGCCGCCATGGGCCCGCGCGCATCCCACCACGTGGCGGCCATGCGCGAAAAGCGC from Pseudolabrys taiwanensis includes:
- the ubiG gene encoding bifunctional 2-polyprenyl-6-hydroxyphenol methylase/3-demethylubiquinol 3-O-methyltransferase UbiG, with product MSATERASVDAREIERFSRMAATWWDARGPMAALHKLNPVRVGYIRDEVAGYFGRDARKLDCLKGLRMLDIGCGAGILSEPLARLGAEMVGADPAEENIEAARAHAEEGELSIDYRATTAEALAEGGERFDVVLAMEVVEHVVDVTDFIRTCASMVKPGGLLVGATLNRTLKSFALAIVGAEYVLRWVPRGTHQWDKFVTPQEFESAIELNGLRVIGERGVVFNPFADRWQLSSDMDVNYMLVAARDNAGEAA